TACACCGAGAGGGTCGACGGTGCTCGTCGACTCTTCGTCCACGGCGCCAGCGAGATCGTCGAACTGGACGAGACCGACGACGCCACGCGCATCCGGATCATCAACCGGCTCACCGGTTCCGAGACCGTACTGGAGTGCGACGCGGTGATCTTCGCCACCGGGTTCGAGCCGACGCCGTTGTCCGACATGGTCGGTGATCTCGCCGCCCACTGCCAGGAGGATCGACATGGTCGTCCGGTGCTGGATCGCCAGTACCGCGTGCAGACCGACGATGTGGTCGGCGGGCAGATCTTCGTCCAGGGCAACTCCGAACACACCCATGGCCTGACGTCGACGTTGCTGTCGAACGTCGCGATCCGCTCCGGTGAGATCGTGCACGCCATCGTCGACGGCCGTGCACTGGTGTCCGCGGGCACGGTGCCGGACATGGTCGACGTGTCGGGGGAGCCCGCGAACAGTCGGGACGGGTTCCGGTGACCCGCGCCGATTCCGCCCCGCTCGATCTCACGCCGGACCCCGCCGAGATCCGGTTGACCATGTACGACCTCGAGCCCCGCACGGTCGAGGTGGTCGAGACCACCGATCTCAGTGCGGAGATGCGTCGCGTGCGGTTCGCGATCACCGCGCCCGAGGAGTTCCATTTCGTAGAAATGGCCACCGACGACCACATCAAGCTGTTCTTCCCGGACGCGGAGACCGGCGAGATCGTCATGCCCGGAATCGGTCCGGAGGGCATGCGCCTCCCGGCGGAGGGCCGCCATCCGATCTATCGGGACTACACCGTGCGTGCCTACGATCGCGCCGCGGGGCTGCTGGACGTCGACTTCGTCCTGCACACCCACGGGGTGGCCGGTTCCTGGGCGATGAGCGCGCGTCCCGGCGAGCGCCTGGGCATGCTCGGGCCGCGCGGCTCCACCATCTTCCCGACGGGTTATGACTGGTATCTGCTCGGCGCCGACGACACCGCGTTG
This sequence is a window from Gordonia insulae. Protein-coding genes within it:
- a CDS encoding siderophore-interacting protein gives rise to the protein MTRADSAPLDLTPDPAEIRLTMYDLEPRTVEVVETTDLSAEMRRVRFAITAPEEFHFVEMATDDHIKLFFPDAETGEIVMPGIGPEGMRLPAEGRHPIYRDYTVRAYDRAAGLLDVDFVLHTHGVAGSWAMSARPGERLGMLGPRGSTIFPTGYDWYLLGADDTALPALTRWLEELPADKPVIAFVEVSGPAAEIELPARAGAEVHVLHRGSAAPGNSTLLYEAIRDHPLPGGDFFSWVAGEANSLKPVRRHLRRELGLPKQRVKVDGYWRAGTVNLDHHEADGED